One region of Culex pipiens pallens isolate TS chromosome 2, TS_CPP_V2, whole genome shotgun sequence genomic DNA includes:
- the LOC120423638 gene encoding acyl-coenzyme A diphosphatase NUDT19-like: MRKFAKYWRDSASLLILARDGNRVASKSNFNYKVLVFKRTEKTAFMPNSIVFPGGAVDKQDAILSWTDFFAKQGISKERLAGLTQVGGTRPFIFENDDPNTLDRNVSLRITALREAFEELGVLLGHKQSEAGSSANGFSKAVGGFDIDKWQKQVHDGEKQFVELCDELKIVPDLLNMYEWSAWLTPAMFRKRRFETAFYLVALDEQPEVRSEPHEVAEHFWDTPSGLLQAHREEKLWLAPPQYYELNRLVHMPDIDQVVQFARERNARGSTLICPVQYKCSDAAIFVFPGDDLYPQGYDYITEHGDFEKYKDLTAEQLRKQARNLHRSEHTGLHAQTLYQSIEAFNGHLSVNGDNKHLSKL, translated from the exons ATGAGAAAATTCGCCAAATACTGGCGTGACTCGGCCAGTTTGCTGATCCTGGCCCGGGACGGCAATCGAGTGGCATCGAAGAGTAACTTCAACTACAAG GTGTTGGTATTCAAACGAACCGAAAAGACTGCCTTCATGCCAAATAGTATCGTGTTCCCGGGGGGTGCCGTCGACAAGCAGGACGCGATCCTCAGCTGGACCGACTTCTTTGCCAAGCAGGGCATTTCGAAGGAAAGGCTAGCGGGACTGACCCAGGTCGGGGGAACACGACCGTTCATCTTCGAGAACGATGACCCCAATACGTTGGACAGGAATGTATCGTTACGTATAACCGCACTGCGGGAAGCGTTTGAAGAGCTGGGAGTCCTTCTGGGGCACAAGCAGAGTGAAGCTGGCTCGAGTGCCAATGGGTTTAGCAAAGCTGTTGGAGGTTTCGACATTGACAAGTGGCAGAAACAGGTCCACGATGGCGAGAAGCAGTTTGTGGAGCTGTGCGATGAGCTGAAGATCGTGCCAGATTTGCTCAACATGTACGAGTGGTCCGCGTGGCTCACTCCGGCCATGTTCCGGAAGCGACGCTTCGAAACGGCCTTCTATCTGGTTGCGCTGGACGAACAGCCGGAGGTGCGCTCGGAACCGCACGAGGTGGCGGAACATTTC TGGGACACCCCGTCCGGATTACTCCAAGCTCACCGCGAGGAAAAGCTCTGGCTAGCTCCACCCCAATACTACGAGCTAAACCGGCTGGTCCACATGCCCGACATTGACCAGGTGGTCCAGTTTGCCCGTGAGCGTAACGCCCGTGGCAGCACGCTCATCTGTCCCGTGCAGTACAAGTGTTCGGATGCGGCCATTTTTGTCTTCCCCGGGGATGATCTGTACCCACAGGGCTACGATTACATCACGGAGCATGGAGATTTTGAAAAGTACAAGGACCTGACGGCGGAACAGCTGCGGAAGCAGGCACGGAATCTGCATCGGTCGGAACATACGGGGCTGCACGCGCAAACGTTGTACCAGAGCATTGAAGCGTTCAATGGGCATTTAAGTGTGAATGGAGACAATAAGCATTTGTCGAAGCTGTAG